The Salvia splendens isolate huo1 chromosome 21, SspV2, whole genome shotgun sequence genome includes a window with the following:
- the LOC121784455 gene encoding uncharacterized protein LOC121784455 — MQPAGNRDYTYTEFVSRLENNYQFRDVHQIPAMMFGGFCRRLCLKAMRVFKEEEEDFVNCVLQVDLDDGRWEKSLRKLRLSCRAVRQWNVYQNGRVEISAFAKPNNLMRRIRRSEPIELVSMQAGQCSSNLYLKEAPKPVTSNPPQCPSPYPYGGGYGYPQPPPLRRVYGYPQPPPLHRVYGYPQPPPLHQGYGQPPAHPLSEPYDYGYGYRPLQSRFVFGQGQLSRY; from the exons ATGCAGCCAGCAGGAAATAG GGATTATACATATACGGAGTTTGTGAGCAGATTGGAGAATAATTATCAGTTTAGGGACGTACACCAAATACCAGCCATGATGTTTGGAGGTTTTTGTAGACGGTTGTGCTTAAAAGCAATGCGAGttttcaaagaagaagaagaagattttgtG AATTGTGTCCTACAAGTGGATCTTGATGATGGACGATGGGAAAAGTCGTTAAGGAAACTACGCCTTAGTTGCAGAGCAG tgAGGCAGTGGAATGTGTACCAGAATGGAAGAGTGGAAATAAGTGCATTTGCTAAACCGAATAATCTGATGCGGAGGATACGCAGATCCGAACCGATAGAGCTTGTTTCGATGCAGGCCGGACAGTGCTCCAGCAATCTTTACTTGAAGGAAGCTCCAAAGCCTGTAACTAGCAATCCACCTCAATGTCCCTCTCCCTATCCCTATGGAGGAGGATATGGATATCCACAACCACCTCCTCTTCGTCGAGTTTATGGATATCCACAACCACCTCCGCTTCATCGAGTTTATGGATATCCACAACCACCTCCGCTACATCAAGGTTATGGACAACCACCTGCACATCCGCTATCGGAGCCTTATGATTATGGATATGGATATCGACCTCTGCAGTCGCGTTTTGTGTTCGGGCAAGGGCAATTATCTCGCTACTAG
- the LOC121784456 gene encoding F-box/FBD/LRR-repeat protein At1g80470-like yields MEEDRMSQLPDDILLLILGKIDTFEAVNTTSLLSHRWKNLWRSVSALRFRFHFSFAASLLPDFSLVEESDRQLQSHRKFVSQFLSHRDAAAPIHDFHISFDEFPLDQPTIYGYRVHREFMDECFLYAVNHGVQSLRLWAPSHPNLRLPEACISCKTLLELRLQGSPVKLPGRLSLLNLKTFHLQTLNLVFDDDDNNMEPFSGLPELEQLTLKTFSADGIVLKAPKLRVLEITCIISFVAKEVSAPLLTSFSYKAFDAWECEKLNLPMLEQDASPISERYPTTVSLTLDTLKILECYGGPDEQTPPPFPNMKCLKMIEGRNKMRTVFRRVMNYLTGTLCCEVKLPPVDREFVEESVLYAINHGVQSLRLHAPTKHKLRLPAAFLTCETLWELELRQLRSSVKVPGRLSLPNLKTFRLETRLVFDDNDISMEPFSGLPELEKLTLIKYSWDGLVIKAPKLRVLEIIDFYKVREISAPLLTSFRYESAVAWECANDT; encoded by the exons ATGGAGGAAGACCGAATGAGCCAACTCCCTGATGATATTCTTCTCCTCATCCTCGGCAAAATCGACACATTTGAAGCGGTTAATACAACCAGTCTTCTCTCCCATAGATGGAAAAACCTGTGGCGTTCCGTCTCCGCCCTCCGCTTCCGCTTCCACTTCAGCTTCGCCGCAAGTTTGCTTCCCGATTTCTCTCTCGTAGAAGAGTCTGATCGCCAATTGCAATCTCACCGCAAGTTTGTTTCCCAATTCCTCTCTCACCGCGACGCCGCAGCCCCCATCCACGACTTCCATATCTCATTCGACGAATTCCCATTAGACCAGCCAACGATCTACGGCTACCGTGTTCACAGGGAATTCATGGATGAATGCTTCCTCTACGCCGTCAACCACGGCGTTCAATCCCTCCGCCTCTGGGCCCCCAGCCACCCCAACCTGAGGCTGCCGGAAGCGTGTATCTCCTGCAAGACGCTGCTGGAGCTCAGGTTACAGGGCAGCCCGGTGAAACTCCCTGGACGCTTATCCTTACTAAATTTGAAAACCTTTCATCTCCAAACCCTTAATTTGGTCTTCGACGATGATGACAACAACATGGAGCCCTTTTCCGGCCTCCCGGAGCTGGAGCAGCTTACTCTTAAAACCTTTTCAGCTGATGGAATTGTTTTAAAGGCTCCAAAGCTTAGAGTTCTTGAAATCACCTGTATTATTTCCTTTGTAGCGAAAGAGGTTTCTGCTCCGTTGCTTACCTCGTTTAGTTACAAGGCTTTTGATGCTTGGGAATGTGAAAAGTTGAATCTTCCGATGTTGGAACAA GATGCTTCACCAATTTCGGAACGCTACCCTACCACAGTTTCATTGACATTGGACACTCTCAAG ATTCTTGAATGCTATGGTGGTCCCGATGAGCAAACTCCTCCCCCATTTCCCAACATGAAGTGTCTCAAGATGATAGAAGGGCGTAACAAAATGCGCACAGTGTTTCGGAGAGTAATGAACTATTTGACGGGGACTTTGTGTTGTGAGGTGAAGCTTCCTCCGG TTGACCGGGAATTCGTGGAGGAAAGCGTGCTCTACGCCATCAATCACGGCGTTCAATCCCTCCGCCTCCACGCCCCCACCAAACACAAGCTGAGGCTTCCCGCAGCGTTTCTCACCTGCGAGACGCTGTGGGAGCTCGAGCTCAGGCAGTTACGCAGCTCGGTTAAAGTACCCGGACGCTTATCTTTACCAAATTTGAAAACCTTTCGCCTTGAAACCCGTTTGGTCTTCGACGATAATGACATCAGCATGGAGCCCTTTTCCGGCCTCCCGGAGCTGGAGAAGCTTACTCTGATCAAGTATTCCTGGGATGGCCTTGTTATAAAGGCTCCAAAGCTTCGAGTTCTTGAAATCATCGATTTTTATAAAGTGAGAGAGATTTCTGCTCCGTTGCTTACCTCATTTAGATACGAGTCTGCTGTCGCTTGGGAATGTGCAAATGATACGTGA
- the LOC121784577 gene encoding uncharacterized protein LOC121784577, translating to MGSRTESGVVTFAGVIRGLEQFTASSGSLDSTAMAFEHLLASLARVEARFDAMERRQNVAHPPPWPDPERRHNVALPPPWPDPDPDPPFDDWQRWRGDSARNRPMGPRKCQVIFDYFLDASLAGDSDFIEESLRDSERVQDEDTALCSGVQQALESPAYNTGRYSPSIDQMAMHHFHCLLHQNLST from the exons ATGGGGAGCCGTACGGAATCGGGAGTTGTGACTTTCGCCGGAGTCATACGCGGCCTTGAGCAATTCACGGCGTCGAGTGGATCGCTGGACTCCACGGCGATGGCGTTCGAACATCTGCTGGCGTCGCTTGCACGCGTGGAGGCGCGCTTCGACGCGATGGAGCGGCGGCAGAACGTCGCGCATCCTCCGCCATGGCCAGACCCAGAGCGGCGGCATAACGTCGCGCTTCCTCCGCCATGGCCAGACCCAGACCCAGACCCTCCTTTTGATGATTGGCAGCGGTGGCGTGGCGATTCAGCAAGAAATAGACCGATGGGGCCTCGGAAATGCCAAGTGATTTTCGACTACTTCTTAGATGCTTCTCTTGCG GGTGATAGCGATTTCATCGAAGAGAGCTTACGAGACAGTGAAAGAGTGCAG GACGAAGACACAGCACTATGCAGCGGTGTCCAACAAGCGCTGGAGTCTCCGGCATACAACACGGGGCGATATAGTCCATCTATTGATCAGATGGCTATGCACCACTTCCATTGTCTACTGCATCAAAATCTCTCTACGTGA
- the LOC121783937 gene encoding putative RING-H2 finger protein ATL21A isoform X2 produces the protein MNIAATLFLTLSIIPSLSAAPCNPQFCDAVLGPEIRFPFFLPSRQSPSCGLPGFELRCNSQSQTILTLPHSGSFAVNRIDYATQIIHIDDPNACLPARILNFSVSGSPFLATYKRSYAFLNCSSDFTDFDPNLFTPLYCLGAVLAMRSDAAAPVPAACVRFKSVEVPLDLGDDLELLWNVPVCWNCENEGGICGLKEEDGEGSGVACFRRSKSAKSAPPLPTALRPCGQIS, from the exons ATGAATATAGCAGCAACACTCTTCCTCACACTCTCCATAATCCCTTCTCTCTCCGCAGCTCCATGCAATCCCCAATTCTGCGACGCCGTTCTCGGCCCGGAGATCCGCTTCCCTTTCTTTCTACCGAGCCGCCAATCACCTAGCTGCGGCTTACCGGGCTTCGAGCTCCGCTGCAACTCACAAAGCCAGACGATCCTAACCCTACCTCACTCCGGCTCCTTCGCGGTGAACCGCATCGACTACGCCACTCAGATCATCCACATCGACGATCCGAACGCGTGCCTGCCGGCTCGGATCCTCAATTTCTCGGTTTCCGGGTCGCCGTTCCTCGCCACCTACAAGAGGAGCTACGCCTTCCTAAATTGCTCCTCCGATTTCACCGATTTCGATCCGAATCTATTCACGCCGCTGTATTGCCTGGGCGCCGTTCTCGCGATGAGGTCGGATGCGGCGGCGCCGGTGCCGGCGGCGTGTGTGAGGTTTAAGAGCGTGGAGGTGCCGCTGGATTTGGGGGATGATTTGGAGCTGCTTTGGAACGTGCCGGTGTGCTGGAATTGTGAAAATGAGGGCGGTATTTGCGGATTGAAGGAGGAGGATGGAGAGGGCTCTGGCGTTGCTTGCTTCCGCCGTTCTAAATCAG CAaaatctgcccctccgttgccaactgcgctacgcccctgcgggcaAATTTCGTAA
- the LOC121783937 gene encoding putative RING-H2 finger protein ATL21A isoform X1, which produces MNIAATLFLTLSIIPSLSAAPCNPQFCDAVLGPEIRFPFFLPSRQSPSCGLPGFELRCNSQSQTILTLPHSGSFAVNRIDYATQIIHIDDPNACLPARILNFSVSGSPFLATYKRSYAFLNCSSDFTDFDPNLFTPLYCLGAVLAMRSDAAAPVPAACVRFKSVEVPLDLGDDLELLWNVPVCWNCENEGGICGLKEEDGEGSGVACFRRSKSALSTSAKYGIILGLGIPGLLCIMGITCYACGLIQPSNLRHRLESELPMTISDQRPVIRSASGLDGPTINSYPTMVLGESRRLPKASDVCCPICLSDYQPKETLKSIPECNHYFHAECVDEWLKLNGSCPVCRTRN; this is translated from the exons ATGAATATAGCAGCAACACTCTTCCTCACACTCTCCATAATCCCTTCTCTCTCCGCAGCTCCATGCAATCCCCAATTCTGCGACGCCGTTCTCGGCCCGGAGATCCGCTTCCCTTTCTTTCTACCGAGCCGCCAATCACCTAGCTGCGGCTTACCGGGCTTCGAGCTCCGCTGCAACTCACAAAGCCAGACGATCCTAACCCTACCTCACTCCGGCTCCTTCGCGGTGAACCGCATCGACTACGCCACTCAGATCATCCACATCGACGATCCGAACGCGTGCCTGCCGGCTCGGATCCTCAATTTCTCGGTTTCCGGGTCGCCGTTCCTCGCCACCTACAAGAGGAGCTACGCCTTCCTAAATTGCTCCTCCGATTTCACCGATTTCGATCCGAATCTATTCACGCCGCTGTATTGCCTGGGCGCCGTTCTCGCGATGAGGTCGGATGCGGCGGCGCCGGTGCCGGCGGCGTGTGTGAGGTTTAAGAGCGTGGAGGTGCCGCTGGATTTGGGGGATGATTTGGAGCTGCTTTGGAACGTGCCGGTGTGCTGGAATTGTGAAAATGAGGGCGGTATTTGCGGATTGAAGGAGGAGGATGGAGAGGGCTCTGGCGTTGCTTGCTTCCGCCGTTCTAAATCAG CTCTTTCAACAAGTGCGAAATATGGAATCATACTTGGACTTGGAATACCAGGACTACTATGTATTATGGGGATCACATGCTATGCTTGCGGCTTGATTCAGCCTTCCAACCTCCGGCACCGCCTCGAGTCTGAACTCCCGATGACAATCTCCGACCAAAGGCCGGTGATAAGGTCGGCGAGCGGCCTCGATGGGcccaccataaattcatacccAACAATGGTCCTAGGAGAGAGCCGTAGGCTTCCCAAAGCGAGCGATGTCTGTTGTCCGATTTGCTTGTCCGATTACCAACCAAAGGAGACTCTAAAGAGTATTCCAGAATGCAACCACTATTTCCATGCAGAATGTGTAGACGAGTGGCTTAAGCTCAACGGCTCTTGTCCTGTGTGTAGGACTAGGAATTAA